A stretch of DNA from Candidatus Obscuribacterales bacterium:
CCAGCTCCTTGATAATCGTTATGCACCACCACGTCCCAAATGGTGGCGCGGTAGATGCCGTCGGAGGTAGCTCGGGCAAAGCCAATCAAGCGATCGCTGTCCCAAAGCGTGGCAATGGGGCGGCTGTTGGCTAAGGCGATCGCCCATTCGTCTACGCTACGATCCTGTGCCCAAAACGCTGTGCGGCGAAACAAGGTTTGCACCTGCTGAAGGTCAAGATCCTGCACCAATGCATGACCCTGACCGCGGTCATCGTACACCCGAGCCTGAATATGACGACAATCCATAGATGATTTAACGAGGTTAGTAATAAAACGAGAGGGTACTCATCTTCCCATCGGATAGATTCTAACGGGTGCGGATGGGCGATCGCCCCCTGGGAAACTACGGCTACTCGTCTGCGTCTAGGTCTACATCTAGGTATGCCCAGCGTCGTCCCTAGACCGTCCCGACGATCACCCGTCTCTCGCGAAGGAGTGCCTATCCCCCGATGGGCGGATGGGAGTCTTGCCTGATATGCTGTGGTGGGAGTGGGAGACTTGTCAACCTTAGGTCAGCAAGTCCTGAATCTTACGACCCATGGGGTGCTCCTCTGTTGATTCCTAGTGTCTGTCATCTATGGCCCGTTTTGATTTCTCTTCGCCATCCCGTGGGCGATCGCCCCGCCTCGCTGCGGTCATGCTCGTGGGTCTGTTGAGCATCCTGCTTAGCCTAGG
This window harbors:
- a CDS encoding GNAT family N-acetyltransferase; amino-acid sequence: MDCRHIQARVYDDRGQGHALVQDLDLQQVQTLFRRTAFWAQDRSVDEWAIALANSRPIATLWDSDRLIGFARATSDGIYRATIWDVVVHNDYQGAGLGRKLVETVLTHPHVNRVERVYLMTTHQQQFYERIGFAENQTTTMVLHNQRIEANTLTAWSLEAL